The proteins below come from a single Stigmatopora argus isolate UIUO_Sarg chromosome 11, RoL_Sarg_1.0, whole genome shotgun sequence genomic window:
- the eif3s10 gene encoding eukaryotic translation initiation factor 3 subunit A, with protein sequence MPAYFQRPENALKRANEFLEVGKKQPALDVLYDVIKSKKHRTWQKIHEPIMLKYLELCVDLRKSHLAKEGLYQYKNICQQVNIKSLEDVVRAYLKLAEDKTEMAKEESQQMVLDIEDLDNIQTPESVLLSAVSGEDTQDRTDRLLLTPWVKFLWESYRQCLDLLRNNSKVERLYHDIAQQAFKFCLQYTRKAEFRKLCDNLRMHLGQIQRHHNQSTAINLNNPESQSMHLETRLVQLDSAISMELWQEAFKAVEDIHGLFALSKKPPKPQLMANYYNKVSTVFWKSGNALFHACTLHRLYHLSREMRKNLTQEEMQRMSTRVLLATLSIPITPERTDIARLLDMDGIIVEKHRRLATLLGLQAPPTRQSLINDMVRFNLLQYVVPEVKDLHNWLEVDFHPLKLSGRVTKVLNWVRDQGEKEAELQHYVPHLQSNTILRLLQQVAQIYQSIEFSRLASLVPFVDAFQLERSIVDAARHCDLQVRIDHTSRTLSFGSDLNYSTKEDAPVGPFLQNMPSEQIRNQLTAMSASLAKALQVIKPTSTLQERDEQSQQAIAAYLKNAHKDHQRILARRQTIEERKERLESLNIQREKEELEQREAEMQKVRKAEEERLRLEAKEREKERIMQEHEQIKKKTVRERLEQIKKTELGAKAFKDIDIEDLEELDPDFIMAKQVEQLEKEKKELQERLKNQEKKIDHFERAKRLEEIPLIKKAYEEQRVKDMELWELQEEDRISNMKVEREKALEHKNRMFRMIEDKENFLSKITAARSFIYEEKLKSFDERLVEERKNRLEERKRQRKEDRRKAFYLQKEEEQQRIQEEQLQKEREERERIEQEQREEEQKEYQERLRKLEEQERKQRARQQEIEERERRREEERRNVPEEKSKDWADKDEGGWRKRTEGESEWRRAVPDRELKPEGRDDDKEEKEPLRRGEGPRRGADDDRGPRRGGDDDRPSHRGMDDDRGPRRGFDDDRAPRRGFDDDRGPRRGFDDDRGPRRGFDDDRGPRRGFDDDRGPRRGFDDDRGPRRGFDDDRGPRRGFDDDRGPRRGFDDDRGPRRGFDDDRGPRRGFDDDRGPRRGFDDDRGPRRGADDSRGPRRDDDWGPRRGDDGPRRERDRDDGTAWKPLGRAGGWREREKAREESWGPPRGEDDDRQDDDGDEKEGSGWRKSDEGRSTWRDSRREEPDRRGERDVRRGGELDDRPRDREKRDDQKAPQREQNEGSTWRRGGEEKREERDKREKEQDQDKDTEGEKNWRADKDARRIKNETDDDGWTTVRR encoded by the exons ATGCCGGCGTATTTTCAGCGCCCAGAGAATGCTCTGAAACGAGCGAATG AATTTCTGGAGGTTGGCAAGAAACAACCTGCCTTGGATGTCTTGTACGATGTCATCAAGAGCAAGAAACATCGAACATGGCAGAAGATCCACGAGCCCATCATGCTCAAATACCTGGAGCTATGCGTGGATCTTCGCAAGAGCCACCTGGCCAAGGAGGGTCTTTACCAGTACAAAAACATCTGTCAGCAG GTGAACATCAAGTCTTTAGAGGACGTGGTCAGGGCTTACTTAAAGCTGGCAGAGGACAAGACCGAAATGGCTAAAGAGGAGTCTCAGCAAATGGTCTTGGACATCGAAGATCTAGACAACATCCAGACTCCAGAAAG TGTACTTCTGAGTGCTGTTAGTGGAGAGGACACTCAGGATCGTACCGATCGTCTGCTCCTTACCCCGTGGGTGAAATTTCTGTGGGAGTCCTACCGCCAGTGCCTGGACCTTCTCCGGAACAACTCCAAGGTGGAGCGCCTTTACCATGACATTGCTCAGCAAG CTTTCAAGTTTTGCCTTCAATACACCCGGAAGGCAGAGTTCCGCAAGTTGTGCGATAACCTACGAATGCATCTGGGCCAGATTCAGCGACACCACAACCAAAGCACTGCCATCAACCTGAACAACCCTGAAAGTCAGTCTATGCACCTGGAAACCCGACTGGTTCAACTGGACAGTGCTATTAGCATGGAGCTCTGGCAG GAAGCGTTCAAGGCTGTTGAGGACATCCACGGTCTTTTTGCTCTCTCCAAGAAGCCACCCAAACCCCAGCTCATGGCCAACTATTACAACAAGGTGTCTACTGTGTTTTGGAAATCCGGTAATGCTCTCTTCCATGCTTGCACCCTCCACCGGCTCTATCATCTCTCAAGAGAGATGCGCAAGAATCTTACACAAGAGGAGATGCAGAG GATGTCCACCAGAGTCCTCCTGGCCACGCTTTCAATTCCCATCACCCCAGAGCGCACAGATATCGCTCGGCTTTTGGATATGGATGGTATCATTGTTGAGAAACACCGTCGGCTGGCAACCCTCCTGGGTCTGCAGGCACCGCCAACCCGCCAAAGTTTGATCAATGATATG GTGAGATTTAACTTGTTGCAGTATGTCGTACCCGAGGTGAAAGACCTTCACAACTGGCTCGAAGTCGACTTCCATCCTTTGAAGCTTAGTGGAAGAGTCACCAAG GTGCTGAATTGGGTGAGAGACCAAGGTGAGAAAGAAGCTGAGCTTCAGCACTATGTCCCTCACCTCCAAAGTAACACCATCTTACGTCTCCTACAACAA GTTGCACAAATTTATCAAAGCATTGAATTCAGTCGTCTAGCCTCGCTGGTTCCATTTGTGGATGCTTTCCAGCTGGAGCGCTCCATTGTTGATGCGGCCAGACATTGTGACCTGCAG GTTCGAATTGACCACACCTCTCGGACCTTGAGTTTTGGATCTGACCTGAACTACTCGACGAAGGAGGACGCTCCAGTGGGTCCTTTCTTGCAAAACATGCCGTCAGAGCAAATCAGGAACCAGCTCACTGCTATGTCTGCCTCTTTGGCCAAAGCCCTGCAGGTCATCAAACCAACATCCACTTTG caagagcGTGATGAGCAAAGCCAGCAGGCCATTGCGGCTTATTTGAAAAATGCCCACAAAGATCATCAGCGCATCCTCGCTCGCAGACAAACCATCGAAGAGCGCAAGGAGCGCCTGGAGAGCTTGAACATACAGCGCGAGAAGGAGGAACTCGAGCAGCGGGAGGCTGAAATGCAGAAGGTGCGCAAGGCCGAGGAGGAGCGCTTGCGCCTGGAGGCTAAAGAGAGGGAGAAGGAGCGCATTATGCAAGAGCATGAGCAGATCAAGAAGAAGACGGTGCGCGAACGCCTGGAGCAAATTAAGAAGACCGAACTGGGAGCCAAGGCTTTCAAGGATATCGATATTGAG GACTTGGAGGAATTGGACCCAGACTTCATCATGGCCAAGCAAGTGGAGCAGCTGGAGAAAGAGAAGAAGGAACTTCAAGAACGTCTGAAGAACCAGGAGAAGAAG ATCGACCACTTTGAGAGGGCCAAGCGACTGGAGGAAATTCCGCTCATCAAAAAGGCCTATGAGGAGCAACGGGTTAAGGACATGGAACTGTGGGAGCTCCAGGAGGAGGACCGG ATCAGTAACATGAAAGTGGAACGGGAAAAGGCCCTGGAACACAAGAACCGCATGTTCCGAATGATCGAGGACAAAGAAAACTTTTTATCCAAAATCACTGCTGCTCGTAGCTTCATTTATGAG gaaaaattgaagtcttttgaTGAGCGCTTGgtggaagaaagaaagaaccgTCTGGAGGAAAGAAAGAGACAGCGTAAAGAAGATCGACGCAAGGCCTTTTACCTTCAAAAAGAGGAAGAACAACAGCGGATTCAGGAGGAACAACTCCAGAAAG AACGTGAGGAGCGTGAGCGCATTGAGCAGGAACAGCGAGAGGAAGAACAGAAGGAATACCAAGAGCGCCTGCGCAAACTGGAAGAGCAGGAACGAAAGCAGCGCGCTCGTCAGCAGGAGATAGAAGAGCGCGAGCGCCGTCGTGAGGAAGAGCGACGCAACGTCCCGGAGGAAAAATCAAAG GACTGGGCCGACAAAGACGAGGGAGGATGGCGCAAGCGCACCGAGGGGGAATCGGAGTGGCGTCGTGCCGTGCCCGACAG GGAATTGAAGCCAGAGGGCCGGGATGATGACAAGGAGGAGAAAGAGCCTCTCAGGCGAGGAGAAGGCCCGCGCAGAGGCGCAGATGACGATCGAGGGCCGCGTCGGGGCGGAGATGATGACCGTCCGTCCCATAGAGGAATGGACGATGACCGAGGTCCGCGCCGTGGCTTCGACGACGACCGCGCACCCCGCCGCGGATTTGATGACGATCGTGGACCTCGCCGTGGATTTGATGATGACCGTGGTCCCCGCCGTGGATTCGATGATGACCGTGGTCCCCGCCGTGGGTTCGACGACGACCGTGGTCCCCGCCGCGGGTTCGACGACGACCGTGGTCCCCGCCGTGGGTTCGACGACGACCGCGGACCCCGGCGTGGATTTGACGACGACCGCGGACCCCGGCGTGGATTTGACGACGACCGTGGACCCCGGCGCGGATTTGACGACGACCGTGGACCCCGGCGCGGGTTCGACGATGACCGCGGACCCCGCCGCGGGTTCGACGATGACAGAGGTCCTCGGAGGGGTGCGGATGACTCGAGGGGTCCCAGGCGAGATGATGACTGGGGACCCCGAAGGGGAGACGACGGACCACGTCGCGAACGGGATCGTGATGACGGCACAGCCTGGAAGCCACTTGGTAGAGCTG GGGGTTGGCGTGAGCGTGAAAAGGCAAGGGAGGAAAGCTGGGGACCTCCACGCGGCGAAGACGACGACCGACAAGATGACGACGGGGACGAAAA agaGGGCAGTGGCTGGAGGAAATCCGACGAAGGAAGAAGTACTTGGAGGGATTCTCGGCGGGAAGAACCCGACCGACGCGGCGAGCGCGACGTGCGTCGCGGCGGCGAACTTGACGATCGCCCGCGCGACAGAGAGAAACGTGATGATCAAAAAGCCCCGCAACGAGAACAAAACGAAG GAAGCACCTGGCGTCGCGGTGGCGAAGAGAAGCGCGAAGAGCGAGATAAGCGCGAGAAGGAGCAGGACCAAGACAAAGATACCGAGGGAGAGAAGAACTGGCGTGCAGACAAAGACGCGCGTCGCATCAAGAATGAGACGGACGATGACGGTTGGACCACCGTCCGCCGCTGA
- the emx2 gene encoding homeobox protein EMX2, with amino-acid sequence MFQPAPKRCFTIESLVAKDNPVVPASRAEEPIRPAALSYANTGQMNPFLNGFHSGGRGVYSNPDLVFAESVSHQPGSGMPVHPVAGPHALAAHPLSSPHSPHPLFGSQQRDPSTFYPWLLHRYRYLGHRFQGNETSPESFLLHNALARKPKRIRTAFSPSQLLRLEHAFEKNHYVVGAERKQLAHSLSLTETQVKVWFQNRRTKFKRQKLEEEGSESQQKKKGSHHINRWRMATKQSSPEEIDVTSDD; translated from the exons ATGTTTCAACCCGCACCCAAGAGGTGTTTCACCATCGAGTCGTTGGTGGCCAAGGATAATCCGGTGGTCCCGGCGTCGCGTGCCGAGGAACCCATCCGGCCGGCGGCCCTGAGCTACGCCAACACGGGCCAGATGAACCCCTTCCTCAACGGCTTCCACTCGGGCGGCAGGGGGGTCTACTCTAACCCGGACTTGGTGTTCGCCGAGTCGGTCTCGCACCAGCCCGGTTCGGGGATGCCGGTGCATCCGGTGGCCGGGCCGCACGCGCTGGCCGCTCACCCGCTCTCGTCCCCCCACAGCCCGCACCCTCTTTTTGGCAGCCAGCAAAGGGACCCCTCCACCTTCTACCCTTGGTTATTACACAGATATAGATACTTGGGACACAGATTTCAAG GTAACGAAACGAGTCCGGAGAGCTTCCTTTTGCACAACGCGCTGGCCCGAAAACCCAAACGAATTCGCACGGCATTCTCGCCGTCGCAGCTTCTCCGGCTCGAGCACGCCTTCGAGAAAAATCATTACGTGGTGGGCGCAGAAAGGAAACAGCTCGCGCACAGCCTCAGCCTCACGGAAACTCAG GTAAAAGTGTGGTTTCAGAACCGAAGGACAAAGTTCAAGAGACAAAAGCTGGAAGAGGAAGGTTCCGAGTCCCAGCAGAAGAAGAAGGGCTCACATCACATAAACCGCTGGAGGATGGCCACTAAGCAGTCCAGCCCGGAGGAGATCGATGTCACTTCGGACGattaa